A single region of the Bacteroides luhongzhouii genome encodes:
- a CDS encoding ATP-dependent helicase, whose amino-acid sequence MNTNYIDELNESQCAAVTYNDGPSLVIAGAGSGKTRVLTYKIAYLLEQENGYNPWNILALTFTNKAAREMKERIARQVGMERARYLWMGTFHSIFSRILRAEAQYIGFTSQFTIYDTADSKSLLRSIIKEMGLDEKTYKPGVVQARISNAKNHLVTPTGYAANKEAYEGDMAAKMPAIRDIYTRYWDRCRQAGAMDFDDLLVYTYILFRDFPEVLARYRDQFRYVLVDEYQDTNYAQHSIVLQLTKENQRVCVVGDDAQSIYSFRGADIDNILYFTKIYPNTKVFKLEQNYRSTQTIVCAANSLIEKNERQIRKAVFSEKEKGEPIGVFQAYSDVEEGDIVANKIAELRREFHYGYAEFAILYRTNAQSRIFEEALRKRSMPYKIYGGLSFYQRKEIKDVIAYFRLVVNPNDEEAFKRIINYPARGIGDTTVGKIISAATNHGVSLWAAVCEPLSYGLDINKGTHAKLQGFRELIEGFIADQADKNAYAIGTDIIRQSGIINDVCQDTSPENLSRKENIEELVNGMNDFCALRQEEGNPNVSLTDFLSEIALLTDQDSDKADDGEKITLMTVHSAKGLEFKNVFVVGLEENLFPSGMVGDSPRALEEERRLFYVAITRAEEHCYLSFAKTRFRYGKMEFGSPSRFLRDIDVDYLRLPHEAGVSRAVDEGAGRFRASLQQRPKAQIIAPSVPRNLKKVSAVGGNSGAQMASSGSASVAGVQVGQMIEHERFGLGEVLKVEGTGDNAKATIHFKNAGDKQLLLRFARFKVVE is encoded by the coding sequence ATGAATACCAATTATATAGATGAATTGAATGAGAGTCAGTGTGCTGCAGTGACTTATAATGACGGTCCTTCGCTGGTGATAGCCGGTGCAGGTTCGGGGAAGACGCGCGTGTTGACTTATAAAATCGCTTACTTGCTGGAACAGGAGAACGGATACAATCCGTGGAATATCCTTGCGCTGACCTTTACGAATAAGGCTGCGCGCGAGATGAAAGAGCGTATTGCCCGGCAGGTAGGTATGGAACGGGCACGTTATTTGTGGATGGGTACTTTTCATTCCATTTTCTCACGTATTCTTCGTGCTGAAGCACAATATATTGGATTTACTTCCCAGTTCACCATCTATGATACGGCTGATAGTAAGAGCCTGCTTCGTTCCATCATCAAAGAGATGGGGTTGGACGAGAAAACTTATAAGCCGGGAGTAGTGCAGGCACGCATCTCCAATGCAAAAAACCATTTGGTCACTCCTACGGGGTATGCAGCTAATAAAGAGGCTTACGAAGGAGATATGGCTGCCAAGATGCCTGCTATCCGTGATATCTATACCCGTTATTGGGACAGATGCCGTCAGGCGGGAGCGATGGATTTTGATGATTTATTGGTATATACCTATATTCTGTTTCGTGACTTTCCGGAAGTGCTGGCACGCTATCGGGATCAGTTCCGTTATGTGCTGGTGGATGAGTATCAGGATACGAATTATGCGCAGCATAGCATTGTTCTGCAACTGACAAAGGAGAATCAACGTGTCTGTGTCGTGGGAGACGATGCGCAAAGTATCTATTCTTTCCGTGGGGCGGATATTGATAATATTCTCTATTTCACGAAAATCTACCCCAATACGAAAGTCTTTAAACTGGAACAGAATTACCGTTCTACACAAACCATTGTTTGTGCAGCCAATAGCCTGATTGAAAAGAACGAACGTCAGATACGGAAAGCCGTGTTCTCGGAGAAAGAAAAGGGCGAACCTATCGGTGTATTCCAGGCGTATAGTGATGTGGAAGAGGGTGATATTGTGGCTAATAAGATTGCGGAGCTGCGGCGGGAGTTTCATTACGGATATGCTGAATTTGCCATTTTGTATCGTACGAATGCGCAAAGCCGTATTTTCGAAGAGGCTCTTCGGAAACGGAGTATGCCTTATAAGATATATGGGGGACTCTCGTTTTATCAACGGAAAGAAATAAAAGACGTGATTGCTTATTTCCGTTTGGTAGTGAATCCGAATGATGAAGAAGCATTCAAACGAATCATTAATTATCCGGCTCGTGGCATTGGAGATACTACGGTTGGGAAGATTATATCGGCGGCTACCAATCATGGCGTAAGTCTTTGGGCGGCAGTTTGCGAACCCTTGAGTTACGGACTGGATATAAATAAGGGAACTCATGCAAAACTACAGGGCTTTCGTGAACTGATAGAAGGTTTTATTGCTGATCAGGCGGATAAGAACGCTTATGCAATAGGAACGGATATTATCCGTCAGTCCGGTATTATCAATGATGTTTGTCAGGACACATCACCCGAGAATCTGAGTCGTAAAGAGAATATAGAAGAGTTGGTGAATGGAATGAACGACTTCTGCGCTTTGCGGCAGGAGGAGGGCAATCCGAATGTGTCTCTTACTGATTTCCTTTCGGAGATTGCATTGCTCACCGATCAGGACTCCGATAAGGCGGATGACGGAGAAAAGATAACGTTGATGACCGTTCATTCGGCTAAAGGATTGGAGTTTAAGAATGTATTTGTGGTCGGTCTGGAAGAAAATCTGTTTCCCAGCGGGATGGTAGGAGATTCTCCCCGGGCGCTGGAAGAAGAACGTCGCTTGTTCTATGTAGCTATTACCCGTGCGGAAGAACATTGTTATCTGTCTTTTGCCAAAACCCGTTTCCGTTACGGAAAGATGGAGTTTGGAAGTCCCAGCCGTTTTCTGCGTGATATTGATGTTGATTATTTGCGGTTGCCTCATGAAGCAGGAGTGAGCCGTGCTGTTGATGAAGGTGCGGGACGTTTCCGCGCTTCCTTACAGCAACGTCCGAAAGCGCAGATTATTGCTCCCAGTGTACCGAGAAATTTGAAGAAGGTAAGTGCTGTTGGTGGAAATAGCGGTGCGCAGATGGCGTCTTCCGGTTCGGCATCGGTAGCGGGAGTACAAGTCGGACAGATGATAGAGCACGAACGTTTCGGATTGGGCGAAGTGCTGAAAGTGGAAGGAACGGGAGACAATGCGAAAGCTACTATTCATTTTAAAAATGCGGGAGATAAACAACTATTGTTGCGTTTCGCTCGTTTTAAAGTGGTAGAATAA